From a region of the Marinomonas mediterranea MMB-1 genome:
- a CDS encoding iron-siderophore ABC transporter substrate-binding protein, which yields MLSRVHATTINLALLLFMSSPTSLFAVTMMDQYGESVFESAPKRIAALSWELAEDLVELGVTPLAMPEIEGYSEWVVRPAISDTTEDIGSRAEPNLEKLTALQPDVIVITPTLLDLRERLSDIAPVLVFDTYRKDHNNMDAADKTFLQLGRLVGREEIAQQRLVEREQLFQNLTSKLRTKFGEQLPEVTTVRFASTSSVWVYGDNAMPTYVLERLGLKNGFSLPVTQWGVTQIRIKKLNAIKEGYLLYFEPFHQQQKLERSLLWKAMPFVRHGKVNAIRSTWTYGGAMSLGYLAQALTDSLLDIAP from the coding sequence ATGTTAAGTCGAGTTCATGCGACCACAATAAATTTGGCTCTATTGTTGTTTATGTCTTCACCAACCAGCCTATTTGCTGTGACTATGATGGATCAGTATGGTGAATCGGTTTTTGAGAGTGCGCCCAAACGGATAGCCGCTTTATCTTGGGAATTGGCAGAGGATCTGGTTGAGCTTGGTGTGACGCCACTGGCAATGCCCGAAATAGAAGGCTACTCCGAATGGGTTGTGCGGCCTGCCATTTCTGACACGACAGAGGATATCGGCTCTAGAGCCGAGCCTAATCTAGAGAAATTAACCGCTCTTCAACCAGATGTCATTGTGATCACCCCAACGCTTCTTGATCTTAGAGAGCGCCTCAGTGATATTGCTCCTGTGCTGGTTTTTGATACTTATCGCAAGGACCACAACAACATGGATGCAGCGGATAAGACGTTTTTACAACTTGGTCGTCTTGTCGGTCGTGAAGAAATAGCACAGCAGCGGCTGGTGGAGCGCGAACAGCTTTTTCAAAACCTGACGAGTAAGTTGAGAACTAAATTTGGAGAGCAGCTACCAGAAGTTACTACTGTGCGGTTTGCAAGTACGAGCTCTGTTTGGGTGTACGGTGACAATGCAATGCCGACTTATGTGCTGGAGAGGTTAGGGTTGAAAAATGGGTTCTCTTTGCCCGTGACCCAGTGGGGAGTAACACAAATACGGATAAAAAAGCTGAACGCGATAAAAGAAGGGTACTTGCTGTATTTCGAGCCTTTTCACCAACAGCAAAAACTAGAGCGCTCACTTCTCTGGAAGGCAATGCCTTTTGTACGGCATGGAAAAGTTAACGCAATCCGTTCAACCTGGACATACGGTGGTGCAATGTCGTTAGGGTACCTTGCACAAGCTCTGACGGATTCGTTACTAGACATCGCACCATGA
- a CDS encoding ABC transporter ATP-binding protein codes for MVRQERIILALPELNIPTNKLVAIIGHNGSGKSTLMNVLARQSLLDSGDILLDGVSLSQLSNKALARRISFLPQGIPSAAGLTVSELVALGRYPWRGAFGRLDETDHQIIARAIEQVDLQGYEHKITDDLSGGERQRAWIAMLLAQQSPILLLDEPTSALDIAHQYELMNLLHSLNRQHEQGVIVILHDINLAARYADHIIALQQGRCFYQGAPEELMNKEKLVDLYGIPMTVTPHPNHESKVALVC; via the coding sequence ATGGTTCGTCAGGAGCGTATCATTTTGGCATTGCCTGAACTGAATATACCGACAAATAAGTTGGTCGCTATTATTGGGCATAATGGTTCAGGGAAAAGCACCCTGATGAATGTGTTGGCTAGACAGAGTCTGCTTGATTCGGGTGATATTCTGCTTGACGGCGTTTCTCTAAGCCAATTATCGAATAAAGCATTAGCGCGGCGAATTAGCTTCTTACCGCAGGGGATTCCCAGCGCAGCAGGGCTTACGGTCAGCGAGTTGGTTGCACTCGGACGTTACCCATGGAGAGGGGCATTCGGGCGTTTAGATGAAACCGATCATCAGATTATTGCACGAGCCATAGAGCAAGTTGATTTACAGGGCTACGAGCATAAAATTACCGATGACTTATCCGGTGGTGAGCGTCAGCGTGCATGGATTGCCATGCTTTTAGCGCAACAGTCTCCGATTCTATTGTTGGACGAGCCGACTTCTGCCTTAGATATCGCGCATCAATACGAGTTGATGAATCTGCTCCACTCCCTAAATCGTCAGCATGAGCAAGGTGTGATTGTTATATTGCACGATATTAATCTGGCTGCGCGTTATGCCGATCATATTATAGCGCTTCAGCAAGGGCGGTGCTTTTATCAGGGGGCGCCTGAAGAGTTGATGAACAAAGAAAAGCTCGTTGATCTGTACGGTATTCCTATGACGGTAACCCCACATCCCAATCATGAATCTAAGGTGGCCTTAGTATGTTAA
- a CDS encoding siderophore ferric iron reductase: MTDHVLHVHYDQALIDLAQSYLPPLVGMAVPQKGMIHPDSESTVVPLIEALSRAHPEAKVGYWRARSWALLCWQPIYLAMICVYRLHAVPQGLSRIEQRRIGNSVAGYYLPKGDWYVSENTEHCIVWSGEFITQLFRKLESAIAKQVGGRGHYYKALLADQVILVLEHVSTVYPELTYDWVISQYDLWRRSLVLPKIETARFTLSTEQTYLRRSCCLQFRCANGELCSNCPRSNFRA, encoded by the coding sequence ATGACTGATCACGTTTTGCATGTCCATTATGATCAAGCCTTGATTGATCTAGCGCAGTCATACTTGCCCCCTTTGGTCGGTATGGCCGTTCCTCAAAAAGGGATGATTCACCCTGATTCGGAGAGTACCGTCGTGCCTCTTATTGAGGCCTTGAGCCGTGCGCACCCAGAAGCAAAAGTCGGCTATTGGCGTGCGAGAAGCTGGGCATTGTTGTGTTGGCAGCCGATTTATCTAGCGATGATCTGTGTGTATCGTTTACATGCCGTCCCACAGGGGTTGAGTCGTATTGAACAAAGGCGGATTGGTAACTCAGTGGCTGGGTATTACTTGCCAAAAGGCGACTGGTACGTGAGTGAGAATACGGAGCATTGCATTGTTTGGTCTGGAGAGTTTATCACTCAGTTGTTTCGTAAATTAGAGTCGGCTATAGCGAAGCAAGTCGGCGGGCGCGGACATTACTATAAAGCGCTGCTCGCAGATCAGGTGATCTTAGTTTTAGAGCATGTTTCCACTGTTTATCCTGAGTTAACGTATGATTGGGTTATTTCTCAATATGACCTCTGGAGACGATCGTTAGTGCTACCGAAAATTGAAACCGCTCGGTTCACTTTATCGACTGAACAAACCTATCTAAGACGGTCTTGCTGTTTACAATTTCGTTGTGCGAACGGAGAGCTCTGTAGCAACTGCCCTAGGTCGAACTTCAGAGCGTAG
- a CDS encoding TonB-dependent siderophore receptor, with amino-acid sequence MNRSAPFLPSLVAIAVASVSSNLVFAAEGEEHAQSDIALETLTVSGETYRNTATKTKLTSSETPQGISVIDAEALEQQGVESIAEAVRYTSGINTELRGGGVTRLDLFSIRGFQNDQTYYDGLRLLYNDWNLQPQIDVVAIEQVEVFKGPTSTLYGAMPPGGMVNVIGKSPQEEPSHSIEVALGNDEKQELTFDSTGAINDSLNYRVVGLGRSKDGQAETSEEERIMLAPSLDWHVNEKTLVNFNLYYQKDPSMGIYSSLPAKGTVLDNVNGSLSSDAYAGDANWETYEKEVLMAGYKINHSFNDNWSFLQNARFMDATAYQENTYSTGLAADEKTLSRRAYLTDEATKSVTVDNQFSGTFDTGVVEHNLLFGLDYLKLESDIKYEDAAAPSIDLYTPNYYQITRAGLDFAASGYSSDFTIEKEQTGVYLQDQMRAGNWVVIVGGRYDDFESTEKGKKYGADTDTKLTQDAFTGRAGLLYEMESGFSPFISYAESFEAESGSDKDGNKFEPSEAQQIEAGFKFSGKNTLATVSLYEITKQKVKTRDPNGTAYDQIQVGEVRSRGVEIDLTQNLTDALDMRMAVTKQEVEVTKDNSGIQGNTPIWVPETTAAVWLNYNSIEGLFEGAGLGLGVRYIGKMQMDSANTETVPSATLVDASIGYDLGMFSTELEGASIQLSVTNLMDETYYSCYDTNNCWYGDERAYEVSARYDF; translated from the coding sequence ATGAATCGATCTGCGCCTTTTTTACCTAGCTTAGTTGCGATAGCGGTTGCAAGCGTATCCTCAAACCTTGTTTTCGCAGCAGAGGGCGAAGAGCACGCTCAAAGTGATATAGCGTTGGAAACATTGACAGTGAGTGGTGAAACTTACCGTAATACCGCGACTAAGACAAAGCTAACTTCCAGCGAAACGCCTCAAGGTATCTCTGTTATTGATGCTGAAGCACTCGAGCAGCAAGGGGTTGAAAGCATTGCCGAAGCCGTTCGTTATACATCCGGTATTAATACCGAACTACGAGGGGGTGGCGTAACACGTTTGGATCTCTTTAGTATCCGAGGGTTTCAAAACGATCAGACTTATTACGATGGGTTGCGACTTTTATATAATGACTGGAATCTGCAGCCTCAGATTGATGTCGTAGCGATCGAGCAGGTTGAAGTCTTTAAGGGTCCAACGTCTACGCTTTATGGCGCGATGCCTCCAGGTGGTATGGTGAACGTCATTGGAAAGTCTCCGCAAGAAGAACCCTCTCATAGTATAGAAGTAGCCCTCGGGAATGATGAAAAGCAAGAGCTAACGTTTGATAGTACTGGTGCAATTAATGACAGTCTAAATTATCGGGTTGTAGGGCTCGGACGCAGCAAAGACGGTCAAGCTGAAACGTCTGAAGAAGAACGCATTATGCTTGCTCCATCGCTGGATTGGCATGTGAATGAAAAGACATTAGTGAACTTCAACCTTTACTATCAAAAAGACCCGAGTATGGGGATCTATTCTTCGTTGCCTGCTAAAGGAACAGTTTTAGATAACGTGAACGGTAGCCTGAGTTCCGATGCATATGCTGGTGACGCAAACTGGGAAACCTATGAAAAAGAAGTGTTAATGGCAGGTTATAAAATAAACCATTCATTTAATGACAACTGGTCTTTCTTACAAAACGCACGGTTTATGGATGCAACAGCCTATCAGGAAAACACCTACTCAACAGGACTGGCAGCGGATGAAAAAACGTTGTCACGCCGTGCTTACTTAACAGATGAAGCGACTAAGAGTGTAACGGTCGATAACCAGTTCTCAGGCACATTTGACACTGGAGTTGTTGAGCATAACCTACTATTTGGATTGGATTATCTTAAGCTAGAGTCGGACATAAAATACGAGGACGCCGCTGCACCTTCTATCGACCTTTATACTCCAAATTATTACCAAATTACTCGCGCTGGACTCGACTTTGCCGCATCGGGCTACAGCAGTGATTTCACTATAGAAAAAGAACAAACTGGGGTTTACCTACAAGACCAGATGCGTGCTGGAAATTGGGTAGTGATCGTTGGTGGGCGATATGATGATTTTGAAAGCACAGAAAAAGGTAAGAAGTACGGAGCGGACACGGATACCAAGCTTACACAAGATGCATTTACTGGGCGTGCAGGCTTATTATATGAAATGGAAAGTGGTTTTTCTCCATTTATAAGTTACGCCGAGAGCTTTGAAGCGGAAAGCGGTTCCGACAAAGATGGTAATAAGTTTGAGCCATCCGAAGCGCAGCAAATCGAGGCGGGCTTTAAATTCTCAGGTAAAAATACACTAGCAACCGTTTCACTTTATGAAATTACTAAACAAAAAGTGAAAACGCGCGACCCTAATGGTACTGCCTACGATCAAATTCAAGTTGGGGAGGTGCGTTCTCGTGGCGTAGAAATCGACTTAACGCAAAACCTGACTGATGCGCTCGACATGCGTATGGCAGTAACCAAACAAGAGGTCGAGGTCACCAAAGATAATAGTGGAATACAAGGGAATACTCCGATATGGGTTCCTGAGACAACCGCAGCCGTTTGGTTGAATTACAACTCTATTGAAGGACTATTTGAGGGAGCAGGTTTGGGGCTAGGTGTTCGATATATTGGTAAGATGCAGATGGATTCAGCTAACACTGAGACTGTTCCTTCTGCAACTTTGGTCGATGCGTCCATAGGTTATGATCTAGGTATGTTCTCAACCGAGTTGGAGGGCGCATCCATTCAATTGTCCGTCACGAATTTAATGGATGAGACCTACTACAGTTGTTATGACACGAATAACTGCTGGTATGGAGACGAACGCGCCTATGAAGTGTCCGCTCGATATGATTTTTAG
- a CDS encoding helix-turn-helix domain-containing protein, with protein MSEPPSLTRIEKVLDYIHTHLDESISVASLASKSCWSRWQFQRVFGDATGLTVAQYVRELRLSLAAELLISSTARHLDIALDCGFESEVSFNRAFRQMFGCTPGQYRRQGLRRGLRTPLQYVSPDRYPSVTSKLYAQIRIETRESFNVFGVHNTIHGPFSSTPDFASKVPRIWRDLQRSKSTHVDGVDEVGVIDARYESSPDELCYWAGYQGGLNEDLSNYGAKALTKLTIPQQEYAVIPVFGNVRNLEAAVRWFMFHWLPDSNYLGINGFELEQYGRNYSPELDSSYMEYWLPVIPRQQEQEMTL; from the coding sequence ATGTCTGAACCCCCAAGTCTTACTCGTATTGAGAAAGTACTGGATTACATTCACACTCATCTGGACGAGTCTATTTCCGTGGCCAGTTTGGCTTCAAAGAGCTGCTGGTCGCGTTGGCAATTTCAAAGGGTCTTTGGTGATGCGACGGGTTTAACTGTCGCGCAGTATGTGCGAGAACTCCGGCTTAGCTTGGCAGCAGAGCTCCTAATTAGTTCAACGGCACGACACCTTGATATAGCACTTGATTGTGGCTTTGAATCCGAAGTCAGCTTTAATCGTGCATTTCGTCAAATGTTTGGTTGTACGCCAGGGCAATACCGACGCCAAGGTCTGCGCCGTGGTTTAAGAACACCATTGCAATATGTATCACCTGATAGATATCCTTCAGTTACGTCAAAACTTTATGCGCAAATCAGAATAGAAACTCGTGAATCATTCAATGTATTTGGTGTGCACAATACGATACATGGGCCTTTTTCTTCTACGCCGGACTTTGCCTCCAAGGTACCTCGTATCTGGCGGGACTTGCAGCGTAGCAAGTCAACTCACGTCGATGGTGTCGATGAAGTCGGCGTGATTGATGCTCGCTATGAAAGCAGTCCAGACGAGTTGTGTTATTGGGCGGGCTATCAAGGGGGGTTAAATGAAGATCTTTCAAATTACGGTGCGAAGGCCCTCACTAAACTAACGATTCCACAACAGGAATACGCAGTTATTCCTGTATTCGGTAATGTTAGGAATTTAGAAGCCGCTGTGCGTTGGTTTATGTTTCATTGGTTGCCAGATTCAAATTATTTGGGGATAAATGGCTTTGAACTAGAGCAGTATGGTCGAAACTACAGCCCAGAGTTGGATAGTAGTTATATGGAATACTGGCTTCCTGTTATCCCTCGTCAGCAAGAGCAGGAAATGACGTTGTAG
- a CDS encoding transglutaminase-like domain-containing protein: MRPISNHLGDYLEESVYIDWREPAITQKAKELAQNCQGERDVVKRCFEFVRDHIRHSSDYKENPVTCKASEVLSYGTGYCYAKSHLLAALLRANAIPTGLCYQRLTINDDSPPYCLHGLNAVYLKDHGWYRMDARGNKQGVDSQFTPPMEQLAFLLKTPGEHDFETIYVEPVQEVVTILTTSQTYLDVLENLPDVVSL, translated from the coding sequence GTGAGGCCGATTTCAAATCATCTAGGGGACTACCTAGAAGAATCTGTTTATATTGACTGGCGTGAGCCAGCTATTACTCAAAAAGCCAAAGAATTGGCTCAAAACTGTCAAGGTGAGCGAGATGTGGTTAAGCGTTGCTTTGAATTTGTGCGAGACCACATTCGTCACAGCTCTGATTACAAAGAAAACCCAGTGACCTGCAAGGCATCCGAAGTTCTAAGCTATGGAACAGGCTATTGCTACGCAAAGAGCCATTTGTTGGCGGCGCTATTAAGGGCCAATGCGATTCCTACAGGATTATGCTATCAGCGCCTGACTATTAACGACGACAGCCCACCATATTGTTTACATGGCTTGAATGCAGTGTATTTAAAAGATCATGGCTGGTATCGAATGGATGCGCGCGGCAACAAGCAGGGTGTTGATTCTCAATTTACGCCTCCTATGGAGCAACTGGCTTTTCTCCTTAAAACCCCAGGAGAACACGATTTCGAAACGATCTACGTTGAGCCAGTGCAAGAAGTCGTGACCATATTAACGACTAGCCAAACTTATCTTGATGTATTGGAAAACCTGCCTGATGTGGTATCCCTGTAG
- a CDS encoding methyl-accepting chemotaxis protein: MSLTRKILLISCIIVIILTVIQTYVTAYSLRLQIRESITTSSFLYAKSNAGTIASWIEQKKAAINAFADAIERVSSEQEIIDQIKTTVISGGFRSVLYGTEDGDTYRNIGLNTKAGYDPRIRPWYKGAINESNTVISAPTVGASSGLLITFVSKKVVTNNKQGVVTATLPLDGINDSVLSIKVPGNGIAFLVSGEGTIIANKNDALNNAPLNQLLPNISINQLLQFVDQERLLSVDYNNLNYLTSVSSVAGSNWYLVLMNQEDVLMAPAREVLIYQIIIAIVTIIVAIFILSLVITRLLRSLVRVSDALTSIAQGQGDLTVSIESNSKDEVGQLADSFNKFVKKMRDIVYNVNLLSNEVLTQSNAMATSTQERLKRAKHQQDEIVMLSTAFNEMATATADIASNAEQTDQNAQSSVEISQKGNDLSQKSKNSINNLSSEISSASQIVEDLSVQGDKINHIVSTINDIAEQTNLLALNAAIEAARAGEQGRGFAVVADEVRVLSQKTHQSTEEINQMIIGLHDSTSKAVNAMQACHEQALESVEDSNNTSTSFGEIADSIQHISDMAAQIATAAEEQATVTAEINANTEAIRELAVELEDEAQKDTKEAATLNGYASELIENVSKFKID, translated from the coding sequence ATGTCTCTTACTCGCAAAATACTCTTAATAAGTTGCATCATTGTGATCATCCTAACCGTCATTCAAACGTACGTTACGGCCTACAGCCTGAGACTTCAAATAAGAGAAAGCATCACGACATCTAGCTTCTTATATGCAAAGAGTAATGCGGGGACGATCGCATCATGGATAGAGCAGAAAAAAGCGGCCATTAACGCGTTTGCAGACGCTATTGAAAGGGTTAGTTCTGAGCAAGAAATCATCGATCAAATTAAAACCACAGTGATTTCTGGTGGCTTTCGTTCTGTACTTTATGGCACGGAGGATGGAGATACATACCGCAATATTGGCCTCAATACAAAGGCGGGATACGACCCTCGCATCAGACCTTGGTATAAAGGCGCTATTAACGAGTCAAATACCGTAATAAGTGCTCCGACCGTTGGCGCATCAAGCGGTTTGCTTATCACCTTTGTTTCGAAGAAAGTCGTCACTAATAACAAGCAGGGGGTAGTGACTGCAACGCTCCCTTTAGACGGTATTAACGACAGTGTTCTGTCTATTAAAGTGCCTGGAAATGGCATCGCATTTTTGGTTTCAGGTGAAGGCACCATCATTGCCAATAAAAACGATGCGTTAAACAATGCGCCACTAAACCAGCTACTGCCTAACATTAGCATCAATCAGCTGCTTCAGTTTGTTGATCAAGAACGCCTCCTTTCCGTTGATTATAATAACCTAAACTACTTAACATCCGTATCGAGTGTCGCTGGCAGCAATTGGTACCTTGTGTTAATGAATCAAGAAGACGTATTAATGGCGCCAGCGCGGGAAGTGCTAATCTATCAGATCATTATCGCGATTGTGACGATCATAGTTGCTATCTTCATCCTCAGCCTTGTTATCACCCGACTTTTACGTAGTTTAGTGCGTGTCTCGGATGCGCTGACGAGTATCGCCCAAGGTCAAGGCGATCTAACAGTCAGTATCGAATCAAACAGTAAAGATGAAGTGGGACAACTTGCGGACAGTTTCAATAAGTTCGTTAAGAAAATGCGCGATATCGTCTACAACGTTAACTTACTCTCTAACGAGGTGTTAACCCAATCCAATGCCATGGCCACATCGACCCAAGAGCGCTTGAAAAGAGCGAAGCATCAACAAGACGAAATCGTGATGCTGTCGACTGCTTTCAATGAGATGGCAACAGCGACAGCGGATATCGCCAGCAATGCAGAACAAACCGATCAAAATGCCCAATCGAGTGTTGAAATAAGCCAAAAAGGTAACGACTTATCTCAGAAAAGTAAAAATTCAATTAATAACTTATCGTCTGAAATTTCCTCTGCTAGTCAAATAGTTGAAGATCTCAGTGTTCAGGGCGATAAAATTAATCATATTGTGTCTACCATTAATGATATTGCCGAACAAACCAATTTGTTGGCACTGAATGCTGCAATTGAAGCTGCACGAGCTGGAGAACAAGGGCGTGGCTTTGCCGTCGTAGCCGATGAAGTACGTGTACTGTCCCAGAAAACACATCAATCGACTGAAGAGATCAATCAGATGATTATCGGACTGCATGACTCAACTTCAAAAGCAGTTAACGCAATGCAAGCCTGCCATGAACAAGCTCTTGAAAGTGTCGAAGACAGTAACAACACCAGTACCAGTTTTGGAGAAATAGCAGACTCCATTCAACACATCAGCGATATGGCGGCACAAATAGCAACAGCCGCCGAAGAACAAGCCACAGTGACGGCAGAAATTAACGCCAATACCGAAGCGATTCGTGAGCTTGCTGTTGAACTCGAAGATGAAGCGCAAAAAGATACGAAAGAAGCGGCTACCTTAAATGGTTACGCGAGTGAGCTAATAGAAAACGTTAGTAAGTTCAAAATCGACTAA
- a CDS encoding ferredoxin reductase family protein — MRLPGLLLVVILLLVPSYEFYTLAGQYPITPLISQYFGVAAIVAMGFVQLMATRLTGLESLFGGMDRIYIFHKWLGISALVLVLLHDNIDPDIRGLKGGNLADFGESLGGFSLDALQVLLLVTVLTAIPYNLWKLSHKLMGVMFICGVLHFVFIPKPFEITSFVGVYTMVFGVVGTLSYFYCLGFRIFMRKHHRYQVTKVERRGSSVAVTLAPLDKKLKHYAGQFAFVKFNKPNLSEAHPFTISKAPDSDGLVRFTVSALGDYTKRFQSEISVGTKATLSNAYGNFLMKRTKQPQVWVAGGVGITPFVAWANALGKEQEVHLFYCYRKERDAIHLDELKTIALEKPNLKLHCIDSSQGMRINAELIRSKLPTSWPKVSVSFCGSKSMRRDLLLNLRKLGLNGRRFHYEEFEIRSGIGLTQLISWGTMQFKMRFPLSESRFRVLWDRAWEQTVKRVESWLQS, encoded by the coding sequence ATGCGCCTTCCTGGCCTACTGCTGGTTGTAATATTACTGCTTGTTCCGAGCTATGAGTTTTATACTCTTGCAGGTCAATATCCTATCACGCCTTTAATCAGCCAATATTTTGGTGTTGCTGCGATTGTCGCGATGGGCTTTGTTCAATTAATGGCAACCCGATTAACAGGGCTTGAATCTCTATTCGGTGGCATGGATCGAATTTATATTTTCCACAAATGGCTAGGGATCAGTGCGTTGGTCCTCGTTTTATTGCATGACAACATTGATCCCGATATTCGGGGGTTGAAAGGCGGTAATCTAGCCGACTTCGGCGAGAGTCTGGGTGGTTTTAGTTTAGACGCCTTACAAGTTCTTTTATTAGTGACTGTACTCACAGCCATTCCCTATAACTTGTGGAAACTGAGTCATAAGTTAATGGGCGTCATGTTTATCTGTGGTGTTTTGCATTTTGTCTTTATTCCAAAGCCGTTTGAGATAACTAGCTTTGTTGGCGTGTACACGATGGTATTTGGTGTAGTGGGTACCTTGAGTTACTTCTATTGCTTAGGCTTTCGTATTTTTATGCGTAAGCATCATCGATATCAGGTCACAAAAGTAGAGCGTAGAGGAAGCAGTGTCGCTGTTACGCTTGCTCCCTTAGATAAAAAACTGAAGCATTATGCAGGGCAGTTTGCTTTTGTTAAATTTAATAAGCCTAATTTGTCGGAAGCTCACCCATTTACCATCAGTAAAGCCCCAGATTCTGATGGTTTAGTGCGTTTCACGGTGAGTGCATTAGGTGATTATACCAAGCGCTTCCAATCTGAAATCTCAGTTGGGACAAAGGCTACCTTATCTAATGCCTATGGCAACTTCCTAATGAAGCGAACCAAGCAACCTCAAGTATGGGTTGCCGGTGGTGTTGGTATAACACCATTTGTTGCATGGGCGAATGCTCTCGGCAAAGAGCAAGAAGTCCACCTATTCTATTGCTATAGGAAAGAACGTGATGCAATCCATTTGGACGAGCTAAAGACAATCGCTCTCGAAAAGCCAAACCTTAAGCTGCATTGTATCGATTCGTCTCAAGGTATGCGTATTAATGCAGAACTAATTAGAAGTAAGCTGCCTACAAGCTGGCCTAAAGTATCCGTATCGTTCTGCGGATCGAAGAGCATGCGCAGAGACTTACTGCTTAACTTGCGAAAGCTAGGGCTAAATGGCCGCCGTTTTCACTATGAAGAGTTTGAGATTCGTTCGGGGATTGGTTTAACACAGCTGATATCTTGGGGAACGATGCAATTTAAAATGCGTTTTCCTCTGTCGGAGTCAAGGTTTCGAGTACTGTGGGATAGGGCTTGGGAGCAAACTGTAAAGCGCGTAGAGTCGTGGTTACAGTCGTAA
- a CDS encoding ABC transporter permease, translating to MKSETLFKYAVRFYIGFFFLYLFTPLIVMGLATFNDSRFPTVSPWRGFTLKWFEALAQDGGMWAALLNSVIVAAGVLIVAVPIGVCCALFLSTVQGKGKTFIYSLMMSPLLTPGVIVGISTLIFWKGLSVSGGIVLTVIAQTTFIAAYVMLMVLARLQRFDRTLENAALSLGATQWQAFRRILLPYLKPAIFSAAAIAFLQSFENYNTTLFVKGYDTTLTVYIASKVRTGLTPAVNALGLVMILLTVVLAVVYEIKRRREAEARNRA from the coding sequence ATGAAATCGGAAACCCTCTTTAAATATGCCGTGCGTTTTTATATCGGCTTCTTCTTTTTATACTTATTTACCCCTCTGATTGTAATGGGTCTGGCGACTTTTAATGACAGCCGATTCCCGACGGTATCTCCTTGGCGAGGTTTTACGCTGAAGTGGTTTGAAGCATTGGCTCAAGATGGTGGTATGTGGGCCGCATTATTGAACAGTGTCATTGTTGCTGCTGGTGTTCTAATTGTGGCCGTTCCGATCGGAGTATGTTGTGCACTTTTCTTGTCTACCGTACAAGGGAAAGGCAAGACGTTCATTTACTCGTTAATGATGTCTCCTTTACTTACGCCTGGGGTTATCGTTGGTATTTCAACGCTGATCTTTTGGAAAGGCTTGTCTGTAAGTGGTGGTATTGTTCTTACGGTTATTGCACAAACGACATTTATCGCGGCTTACGTTATGTTGATGGTCCTTGCGCGGCTTCAACGGTTCGATCGAACATTGGAAAACGCAGCTTTGAGTCTAGGTGCTACGCAGTGGCAAGCCTTTAGACGCATTTTATTGCCTTACTTAAAACCAGCGATATTTTCTGCTGCAGCCATTGCGTTTCTTCAATCGTTCGAGAACTACAATACGACCTTGTTTGTGAAAGGGTACGATACGACGTTAACTGTGTATATTGCGTCGAAAGTAAGAACGGGGCTTACACCGGCAGTCAATGCTTTGGGTCTAGTTATGATTTTACTTACAGTCGTGCTGGCCGTTGTTTATGAAATAAAGCGTCGACGCGAGGCGGAAGCTCGAAATCGCGCTTAG